GCCCGCACGGCGCTGGCTTCTGGGTCTGCTATGTAAAGGGTGCGGTCATGCAAGGTAAGGCCGCTAGGCTGGTTGAAGGCGGCTTCGCGCAGGGAACCGTCTGCCAGGGCCTCGCGACCGGTGCCAGCGAAACGCAGAAGCTGGTTTGTCCCTAGATCCAGACGCAGAATCTGGTGATTGCCGGCGCTGGCAATGTAGAGTTGGTTATTGTCTAGGAGTAAATCCCAAGGGCTATTTGGCAATACAGTAGCGCCCAGTTGGTCATCAAAGAAGTAATAACTCAGCTCTCCGGTGCCAGCCAGAGTGGTTACTTCCTGCGTTTCTAGGTTAACGGCTCTAATGGCGTTGTTTTTGGCGTCTGCCACGTACAGCGTTTGGCCGTGCAAAGCCAAGCCGTGCGGTTCATTGAAGGTGACTTGCGCGTAGGGACCATTTGTAAATCCGGCTTGGCCAGCGCCAATGATTTCCAGTATCTGCCCGGTGGTAGAAAGTTTAAGAATGCGGTGATGGCCACTGTCTGACAAGTATAGGTTGCCTTCTGGGTCTGCGATGAGCTTAGAGGGAAACTTAAGCACTTGGGCTTCGGCCTGCTCTGGGGTAAACAGGAACGGTTCGCGGTTGATTTGGTCCCCGAAGTCCTTGATCAGTTGGTCTAGGTGCGGTTTGATGATGTCATAGATGCCCTCGCCCGCCTTCTGGCCAATCACCTTGCCATTTGGGTCTATGAGTACTACGGTGGGCCAGGCGTTGACGGCGTAGTGTTTCCAGACCTCAAAG
The nucleotide sequence above comes from Nibribacter ruber. Encoded proteins:
- a CDS encoding thioredoxin-like domain-containing protein; the encoded protein is MLTGVVNAPEINTKHGWLNTDRSYTLKDFRGKIVLLDFWTYGCINCQHLMPDLHRLEREYPNELVIIGVHSAKFTAEKSHEAIKQAILKFGITHPVVNDADFEVWKHYAVNAWPTVVLIDPNGKVIGQKAGEGIYDIIKPHLDQLIKDFGDQINREPFLFTPEQAEAQVLKFPSKLIADPEGNLYLSDSGHHRILKLSTTGQILEIIGAGQAGFTNGPYAQVTFNEPHGLALHGQTLYVADAKNNAIRAVNLETQEVTTLAGTGELSYYFFDDQLGATVLPNSPWDLLLDNNQLYIASAGNHQILRLDLGTNQLLRFAGTGREALADGSLREAAFNQPSGLTLHDRTLYIADPEASAVRALDLDKASVTTLIGRGLFEFGDEDGYFDEAYLQHCMGLTYHNGLLYLADTYNGKIKVLDLEKQQIHTLLNGLQEPNDVLVHQGSLWVTNTNAHQLLRVNLETGAKEVVEVKG